In Desulfofundulus kuznetsovii DSM 6115, the following are encoded in one genomic region:
- the phnM gene encoding phosphonate metabolism protein PhnM, producing MPSRLLITNVRVVLPHRLLEPGYVYVEDGCIAEVGEGTTTGGSGLTELDGAGAYLLPGLVDIHSDAVEKEIQPRPNVTFPIGPACGELERKLAANGITTIFHSISFSAGEGVRSNDLAATIARHISGQARQCHLIRNLVHLRYEISNTAALELMEELIAEGVASLFSFMDHTPGQGQYGSIEQYKKYVRKTYWLKEEECDALVAQKIRERQEVDPARLRFLAATAQARGVPLASHDDDTPDKVEEMYRLGASIAEFPVNLATARHARLLGMHVCVGAPNILRGGSHENNLKAREALDSGAADILCSDYYPPALLQAVFYLAADGYSLPAAVRLATLNPAQATGLVAELGSVEEGKKADLILVRLIGGQPVIMGTVTGGKLVARFAYHLNP from the coding sequence TTGCCTTCAAGGTTGCTCATCACTAATGTGCGGGTTGTTCTGCCCCACCGGCTGCTTGAGCCGGGCTACGTATATGTGGAGGATGGCTGCATCGCAGAGGTTGGGGAAGGAACAACCACCGGTGGTTCCGGTTTAACTGAGCTTGACGGGGCCGGTGCCTATCTCCTGCCAGGTCTTGTGGACATACATAGCGATGCCGTGGAAAAGGAGATTCAGCCTCGACCCAATGTTACCTTTCCCATAGGGCCGGCTTGTGGCGAACTGGAAAGAAAGCTGGCCGCCAATGGAATAACTACCATCTTCCATTCTATCTCTTTCTCGGCTGGAGAGGGTGTTCGGTCCAATGATCTGGCGGCAACAATTGCCCGCCATATCTCCGGACAGGCGCGTCAATGTCACCTGATCCGTAACCTGGTGCACCTGCGCTATGAAATCAGTAACACGGCTGCCCTGGAACTGATGGAGGAATTAATCGCCGAAGGAGTAGCCAGCCTTTTTTCCTTCATGGACCACACGCCGGGGCAGGGCCAGTACGGGTCAATAGAGCAGTACAAAAAGTACGTTCGGAAGACCTACTGGTTGAAGGAAGAGGAATGTGATGCCCTGGTAGCTCAGAAGATCCGGGAACGGCAGGAAGTGGATCCGGCACGACTACGGTTCCTGGCTGCTACTGCTCAGGCTCGTGGGGTTCCGCTGGCTTCCCATGACGACGATACTCCAGACAAAGTAGAGGAGATGTACCGCCTGGGAGCATCTATTGCTGAATTTCCCGTTAACCTGGCTACGGCCAGACATGCCCGTTTGCTGGGGATGCATGTTTGTGTGGGAGCCCCTAATATTTTAAGAGGCGGTTCCCATGAAAATAATTTAAAAGCCCGCGAAGCACTGGATAGCGGTGCGGCAGATATTCTTTGTTCCGACTATTACCCTCCGGCGCTCCTGCAGGCTGTCTTTTACCTGGCGGCGGACGGTTACAGCTTGCCTGCTGCAGTGCGCCTGGCCACTCTCAATCCAGCTCAAGCTACCGGTCTGGTCGCTGAACTGGGCTCGGTAGAAGAGGGGAAAAAAGCCGACTTAATCCTGGTGCGGTTAATTGGCGGCCAGCCCGTGATTATGGGAACTGTAACAGGGGGTAAGTTAGTGGCCAGGTTTGCTTATCATCTTAACCCGTAA
- a CDS encoding phosphonate C-P lyase system protein PhnL, whose translation MTEILRVLRLTKIFKLHLLGGKEVVGCKDISFNLGAGEVLGIQGPSGAGKSTVLKCIYRSYVASTGQVFYRSINGVIDLLQAQERDILELRRQEIGYVSQFLRVVPRVSALQVVAEGLLLQGREESSALRDAGRLLTYLGIPRELWDASPATYSGGQQQRINVARAVVTRPRLLLLDEPTASLDEQSKRRVNDLILDLKRSGTAILMVSHDRESLEQVADRMLFLDNVSENQSGEGNRLAFKVAHH comes from the coding sequence GTGACTGAGATACTTCGAGTTTTGAGGTTGACGAAAATTTTTAAACTGCATCTCCTGGGAGGTAAGGAGGTTGTTGGATGCAAGGATATTTCCTTCAACCTTGGGGCCGGAGAAGTATTGGGCATTCAGGGGCCGAGTGGGGCGGGTAAATCAACGGTGTTGAAATGTATTTACCGATCATATGTGGCCTCTACAGGTCAGGTCTTCTACCGGTCGATTAATGGAGTGATTGACCTGTTACAGGCACAGGAGAGGGATATTCTGGAACTGCGGCGGCAGGAAATCGGATATGTATCCCAGTTCTTGCGGGTGGTACCGCGCGTTTCAGCCCTGCAAGTGGTGGCCGAAGGATTACTGCTGCAGGGCCGGGAAGAGTCCAGCGCTTTGAGGGATGCCGGACGCCTTTTAACGTATCTCGGTATACCCAGGGAACTTTGGGATGCTTCACCTGCCACCTATAGCGGTGGCCAGCAGCAGCGCATTAATGTGGCCCGGGCTGTGGTTACTCGACCCCGCCTGCTACTTTTGGACGAACCCACCGCTTCCCTGGATGAACAATCCAAGCGGCGGGTGAATGATTTAATCCTGGATTTAAAGCGAAGCGGTACTGCCATCCTGATGGTTTCCCATGACCGGGAAAGCCTGGAGCAGGTGGCAGATAGAATGCTATTCCTCGATAATGTAAGCGAAAATCAATCTGGGGAGGGGAATAGGCTTGCCTTCAAGGTTGCTCATCACTAA
- a CDS encoding ATP-binding cassette domain-containing protein: MPNEEPLLKVRGLTRIFGSGCSKCTSCTGPMAGTNICSHCRSIVACADVSFDLYAGEILGVVGESGSGKSTLVQCLYFDIPATAGEACFKPYKDGKVNMLACSAQEKRYIRHYLMGMVYQNPHLGLKLDFTAGGNIAEKLLTAGIYHVGQIRRRAAELLLRTEVPLERMDHLPRFFSGGMQQRVQIAKALANNPPLVFLDEVTTGLDVSVQARVLDLIKKLQRELGLTMIVISHDLGVIRLLTNRTLVMKTGRVVETGLTDQILEDPQHPYTQLLVSSML; the protein is encoded by the coding sequence ATGCCTAACGAAGAACCTTTGCTCAAGGTGCGGGGACTGACCCGCATTTTCGGCAGCGGGTGCAGTAAATGTACGAGTTGCACCGGCCCCATGGCTGGAACCAATATTTGTTCCCACTGTCGTTCTATAGTAGCCTGTGCCGATGTTTCCTTTGACCTTTATGCGGGTGAAATTCTGGGAGTGGTGGGTGAAAGCGGTTCAGGCAAGAGCACCCTGGTACAGTGTCTTTACTTTGATATTCCCGCTACTGCCGGGGAAGCTTGTTTCAAGCCTTACAAAGACGGCAAGGTGAACATGCTTGCCTGCAGCGCTCAGGAAAAACGCTACATTCGTCATTACCTGATGGGGATGGTTTACCAGAATCCCCACCTGGGATTGAAGCTTGATTTTACCGCTGGGGGGAATATTGCTGAAAAACTCCTTACAGCCGGCATTTACCACGTAGGCCAGATTCGCCGGCGGGCGGCGGAGTTGTTGCTGCGTACTGAAGTGCCCCTGGAGCGCATGGATCACCTGCCGCGTTTTTTTAGCGGCGGCATGCAGCAGCGGGTGCAGATCGCCAAGGCTTTGGCCAATAACCCGCCGCTGGTTTTCCTGGATGAAGTGACTACCGGTTTGGATGTTTCGGTGCAGGCCCGGGTGCTGGATCTGATTAAAAAGCTTCAAAGAGAACTGGGGTTAACCATGATTGTAATTTCCCATGACCTGGGGGTTATACGCTTGCTGACCAACCGTACGCTGGTGATGAAAACCGGCCGGGTGGTGGAAACGGGACTTACAGATCAGATCCTTGAGGATCCCCAGCATCCCTACACCCAGTTGCTGGTAAGTTCGATGCTTTAG